One window from the genome of Sesamum indicum cultivar Zhongzhi No. 13 linkage group LG15, S_indicum_v1.0, whole genome shotgun sequence encodes:
- the LOC105177478 gene encoding B3 domain-containing transcription factor FUS3-like, which yields MNHHCTNVISDHSILAKFRTIISLTHYYPSLLLIIRTPHSLPLTHTISLSLSLSLPPPPPPPLLFFVLLPNLKMDYSYGNGNGKVLMGGGSSSSSSGGTASAAVRGDSRRRSSSSSRQRNQQRHSSSRADLFSGPGFNVQRGPRMRRSRRASLDSLAFPGLHVPPLPAPREIDLSKLSYLFKKQLKNSDVSALRRMVLPKRDAEIHLPVLEAKEGISISMLDMDGIHEWWFKFRYWPNNSSRMYVLESTGDFVYTHGLVPNDYILVYQNVEDGRYVIEARKKEDYDAPRILDNLVINETTTEELTLPEPPALDGTEMLYEYDANFMDDSPLDYLGESINLPSLGSSTSFEPIDDYNAEDFE from the exons ATGAATCACCATTGCACAAATGTCATCTCTGATCACTCCATTCTTGCTAAATTTAGAACAATTATCTCACTAACCCATTACTACCCATCACTCCTTCTCATTATAAGAACCCCCCACTCTCTCCCACTTACCCAcactatctctctctctctctctctttctcttccaCCACCTCCCCCTCCTCccttacttttttttgttctgcTACCTAACTTAAAAATGGACTACAGTTACGGAAATGGAAACGGAAAAGTCTTAATGGGGGgcggcagcagcagcagcagcagcggCGGCACTGCAAGTGCAGCGGTGAGAGGAGACAGCAGGAGGaggagcagcagcagcagccgcCAAAGAAACCAGCAGCGCCACTCCTCCAGCCGGGCTGACCTTTTCTCGGGCCCCGGCTTCAATGTCCAGAGAGGTCCCAGAATGCGCAGGTCCAGGCGAGCTAGCCTTGACTCCCTCGCTTTTCCCGGCTTGCACGTGCCTCCTCTTCCTGCCCCACGT GAAATTGATCTTTCAAAACTTTCTTATCTTTTCAAGAAGCAGCTCAAGAACAGTGACGTAAGTGCCCTTAGAAGAATGGTCCTTCCAAAG AGAGATGCGGAGATTCATCTCCCTGTCCTCGAGGCAAAGGAAGGGATTTCTATCAGCATGCTTGACATGGATGGCATTCATGAGTGGTGGTTCAAGTTCag ATACTGGCCAAATAATAGCAGCAGGATGTACGTGCTGGAGTCCACTG GAGATTTTGTGTACACTCATGGCTTGGTCCCCAACGATTACATTCTTGTGTACCAGAATGTTGAAGATGGAAGATAT GTGATCGAAGCAAGGAAGAAGGAAGATTATGACGCACCAAGGATTCTGGATAATCTTGTAATAAATGAAACGACAACAGAAGAGCTAACGCTCCCTGAACCCCCAGCTCTGGATGGCACGGAAATGCTGTATGAATACGACGCTAACTTCATGGACGATTCGCCCCTAGATTATCTAGGAGAATCCATCAACTTACCAAGTCTAGGATCGAGCACGTCTTTTGAACCCATCGACGACTACAATGCAGAAGATTTTGAATGA
- the LOC105177476 gene encoding histone H2A.Z-specific chaperone CHZ1 produces MADMRNIEEGSAFPEKRKLDLPNPIDKTLEEKEEIKEEDKSDSNKRQKLETPMENENSIIRSFTVDEKTSDLSDGKEDCKADENDNKEELLKVEAEIVDKEKGIAAVDKGKGILIEESEDEDDYDDSSDDSDSDFSDGLDSDSEDNQLY; encoded by the coding sequence ATGGCCGATATGAGGAATATTGAGGAGGGAAGTGCATTCCCTGAAAAACGTAAGCTCGACCTGCCAAATCCCATCGACAAAACCCTagaagagaaggaagaaatcAAAGAAGAGGATAAATCTGATTCCAACAAGAGGCAAAAACTCGAAACCCCcatggaaaatgaaaacagCATCATCCGTTCTTTCACTGTTGATGAAAAAACGTCAGATTTGAGTGATGGTAAGGAAGATTGCAAGGCTGATGAAAATGATAACAAAGAGGAGCTTTTGAAGGTTGAGGCCGAAATTGTTGACAAGGAGAAAGGGATTGCGGCGGTTGATAAAGGAAAAGGGATACTAATTGAGGAATCTGAGGATGAGGATGACTATGACGACTCCAGTGATGACTCAGACAGTGATTTCTCTGATGGACTTGATAGTGATTCGGAGGATAATCAACTTTATTAG
- the LOC105177479 gene encoding mitochondrial phosphate carrier protein 3, mitochondrial — protein MALSSDRQSLIPNFLYSTSFTSKTLPLHNMAGHSNPRVTPSPSPSAPKSNFLIPAPGEPGKIEMFSPQYYAACTVGGILSCGLTHMAVTPLDLVKCNMQIDPAKYKSISSGFGVLLKEQGVKGFFRGWVPTLLGYSAQGACKFGFYEFFKKYYSDLAGPENASKYKTLIYLAGSASAEVIADIALCPFEAVKVRVQTQPGFARGLADGLPKFVRSEGALGLYKGLVPLWGRQIPYTMMKFASFETIVELIYKHAIPTPKNECSKNLQLGVSFAGGYVAGVFCAVVSHPADNLVSFLNNAKGATVGDAVKKLGLWGLFTRGLPLRIVMIGTLTGAQWGIYDAFKVFVGLPTTGGVTPAPTAEVAKA, from the exons ATGGCTCTCTCCTCCGACCGGCAATCTCTCATCCCCAACTTCCTTTACTCAACCTCTTTCACCTCCAAAACCCTACCTCTCCATAATATGGCCGGACATTCCAATCCTCGCGTTACTCCTTCACCTTCGCCTTCCGCTCCCAAGAGCAACTTCCTCATTCCGGCTCCCGGCGAGCCTGGCAAGATCGAGATGTTCTCTCCTCAGTACTACGCCGCCTGTACGGTTGGTGGAATACTCAGCTGTGGTCTTACTCACATGGCTGTCACTCCTCTCGATCTCGTCAAATGTAATATGCAG ATTGATCCTGCAAAATACAAGAGCATCTCATCAGGTTTTGGAGTGCTACTCAAGGAGCAAGGTGTTAAAGGTTTCTTCAGGGGCTGGGTACCTACTCTGCTTGGTTACAGCGCCCAGGGTGCCTGcaaatttggattttatgagttttttaAGAAGTATTATTCTGATCTTGCTGGACCCGAGAATGCATCTAAGTACAAGACCCTGATCTATCTTGCTGGTTCTGCATCTGCTGAGGTGATTGCTGATATTGCTCTTTGCCCCTTTGAAGCTGTGAAGGTGCGTGTTCAGACCCAGCCTGGTTTTGCTAGAGGCTTGGCTGATGGACTTCCTAAATTTGTGAGATCTGAAGGTGCACTTGG ATTGTACAAGGGCCTGGTTCCTCTTTGGGGACGTCAAATTCCAT ATACAATGATGAAGTTTGCATCCTTTGAGACTATTGTGGAACTCATTTACAAGCATGCAATTCCCACACCTAAAAATGAGTGCAGCAAGAACCTCCAGCTTGGAGTCAGTTTTGCTGGTGGATATGTAGCTGGTGTTTTCTGTGCTGTTGTATCTCACCCGGCTGACAACCTTGTCTCGTTCCTCAACAACGCGAAGGGTGCTACTGTTGGTGAT GCTGTTAAGAAGCTTGGACTATGGGGTCTCTTTACTCGGGGACTTCCTCTTCGTATCGTCATGATTGGAACTCTCACAGGAGCGCAGTGGGGTATCTATGACGCTTTCAAAGTTTTTGTTGGCCT GCCAACAACTGGTGGCGTCACTCCTGCACCGACGGCTGAAGTTGCAAAAGCGTAG
- the LOC105177481 gene encoding short-chain dehydrogenase reductase 2a: protein MLRLLRSCRSESKRRTSNAVLLLAQIRQRRPLSSATTDNSATTASAAARRLEGKVALITGGASGLGKATAQEFIQHGARVVIADINTHLGPQVSHQLGPLAHFVACDVGSEAQIAEAVNLTLARHGKLDIMCNNAGIAGSPFPPSIIDLDLNEFDRVMRINVRATIAGIKHAARAMIPAASGSILCTASISGLMGGLGPHPYTVSKFAIPGIVKSVASELCKHGVRINCISPSPIPTPLVVDQFARIMGGGCSREQIVGIIKGLGELKGAICEEVDVARAALYLASDDAKYVTGHNLVVDGGFTAFKTLQFPTTHA from the exons ATGTTAAGATTACTCAGAAGCTGCAG ATCAGAGTCAAAAAGGAGGACTAGTAATGCGGTACTACTGTTGGCGCAAATTAGACAACGTCGACCACTTTCTTCAGCAACAACGGACAATAGTGCTACAACAGCATCAGCAGCAGCCAGAcg TCTTGAAGGGAAGGTTGCCCTCATAACTGGTGGTGCAAGCGGTCTTGGGAAGGCTACAGCACAAGAGTTTATCCAACATGGAGCTCGAGTTGTCATTGCCGATATCAATACCCATTTGGGTCCACAAGTCTCCCATCAATTGGGACCTCTAGCCCACTTTGTGGCATGTGATGTTGGCAGTGAGGCCCAGATCGCTGAAGCTGTTAACCTCACCCTGGCCCGCCACGGCAAGCTCGACATTATGTGCAACAACGCTGGAATCGCAGGTTCTCCTTTTCCACCCAGCATCATTGATCTTGACCTCAATGAATTCGACCGCGTCATGCGGATAAATGTCCGGGCCACCATTGCGGGTATCAAACATGCGGCCCGGGCCATGATCCCGGCGGCCTCAGGCTCCATATTGTGCACCGCCAGTATTAGCGGGCTTATGGGTGGGCTTGGACCGCATCCATACACGGTCTCCAAATTTGCAATACCTGGGATAGTGAAGTCGGTGGCGAGTGAGTTGTGCAAACATGGGGTTCGAATAAATTGCATCTCGCCATCACCCATTCCCACACCACTAGTGGTGGACCAATTTGCTCGAATAATGGGGGGCGGCTGCAGTAGGGAGCAGATTGTTGGGATAATAAAGGGGTTGGGGGAGCTAAAGGGTGCGATTTGTGAAGAAGTGGATGTGGCCAGGGCAGCCTTGTATTTGGCTTCCGATGATGCTAAATACGTAACAGGCCATAATCTTGTTGTGGACGGAGGCTTTACTGCCTTCAAAACTCTTCAATTCCCTACCACCCATgcatga
- the LOC105177480 gene encoding uncharacterized protein LOC105177480 — protein sequence MGASQSAQVPSEDEHQEPEEEDDDDDDDDIDEDEEEDDDDDPQHNIPNNTRDHAVVKKILEQEPEMLPCHASASPLSPQLSTYGTPRMGPSIKVWDPYNVLAPPPPLPPPPTHFHRSFSVGPADEDRALTEVYLNSHGECHMNLRPDLIAGRCPDAALTPNGKRQARALAVFLKSQGVRFNAIYTSPLDRARATALSVCQELNFSEEHIQSSDALLEMSNGHWEGCHRSEIFTPETVSLMEKSQPDFSAPSGESLRQVEFRMVQFLNGTIVAFPDKFRSDFSPPDPSDNPGFANRSSHALANLIPDREGPSLAPPHWDLLHRHRQGLPRKKSGKSRLQIVTTTGDHEADDEMSPREPNNPGLVRDINVRSNPPALVSSCVGVFSHSTPIKCLLTGLLGCSPVMSHKICIEDSSMTVLQHSWKVGWQIKRLNDTSHLRLL from the exons ATGGGCGCTTCACAATCTGCTCAAGTTCCCTCCGAAGACGAACACCAAGAACCCGAAGAAGAAGACGacgacgatgatgatgatgacattgatgaagatgaagaagaagacgaCGACGACGACCCTCAACACAATATCCCTAACAATACAAGAGATCACGCCGTTGtcaagaaaattcttgaacaGGAGCCCGAAATGCTCCCTTGCCACGCCTCCGCCTCCCCCCTTTCCCCCCAGCTCTCTACTTATGGCACCCCACGCATGGGCCCTTCCATCAAGGTCTGGGACCCCTACAATGTCCTCgccccccctccccctcttcccccaccccccacccacTTCCACCGTTCCTTCTCCGTTGGCCCCGCCGACGAAGATCGCGCCCTCACCGAGGTTTACTTGAATAGCCACGGCGAGTGCCACATGAATTTGAGGCCCGATTTGATCGCCGGTCGCTGCCCTGATGCTGCGCTCACTCCCAATGGCAAACGCCAGGCTCGAGCACTGGCCGTCTTTTTGAAATCTCAAGGCGTgaggtttaatgcaatttacacCTCGCCTTTGGATCGTGCCCGAGCCACTGCTTTATCGGTTTGCCAG GAATTGAATTTCTCAGAGGAACATATACAGTCATCAGATGCACTTCTGGAGATGAGCAATGGGCACTGGGAAGGATGCCATAGGTCAGAAATTTTCACACCTGAAACCGTGAGTTTAATGGAGAAATCCCAGCCTGATTTTTCTGCACCATCTGGAGAATCACTCAGGCAGGTAGAATTCCGGATGGTTCAGTTCCTAAATGGTACGATCGTGGCATTTCCTGACAAATTTAGGTCTGATTTCTCCCCACCAGATCCTAGTGACAACCCAGGTTTTGCAAACCGCAGCTCTCATGCTCTTGCAAATTTGATTCCTGATCGGGAGGGGCCTTCTCTAGCACCGCCTCACTGGGATTTGCTGCACAGGCACCGGCAAGGGCTCCCAAGGAAGAAATCTGGTAAGAGCAGACTCCAAATTGTGACAACAACTGGAGATCATGAGGCTGATGATGAGATGTCCCCTCGCGAACCCAATAACCCAGGCTTAGTTCGTGACATAAATGTCAGGAGCAACCCTCCTGCCCTTGTGTCTTCTTGTGTTGGGGTCTTCAGTCACTCTACCCCAATTAAATGTCTTTTAACTGGACTCCTTGGCTGCAGTCCGGTAATGTCACACAAGATTTGCATAGAAGATTCTTCTATGACCGTGCTACAACATTCATGGAAAGTTGGTTGGCAAATAAAGAGATTGAACGACACTTCACATCTTAGGCTtctttaa
- the LOC105177519 gene encoding chaperone protein ClpC, chloroplastic-like encodes MAKMGELEAVIGREQQIERLMLILCKRRKNNACLIGDPGVXXXXXXLNIANASAPPKLTSKKVFSIDMARLIAGASNRGEFEQRLITLVDEVKQSKGSVILFIDELHTLIGAGAAGGQPLDAANILKPALARGHLKCIGATTLEEYKKYVEKDSALKRRFAAIDVPEPSTDEAIEILKSQRKKYEIHHSVKYTDTALFAAVDLSKQYISYRYLPDKAIDLIDEAGARAQLYRKDSDAAPAALINLQLVTEHDIAQLVSMWTGIPVAKISDEESIRLLSMESTLKRRVIGQDEAVSAVSRAIRRARVGLRDMNKPVATFLFCGPTGVGKTELAKSLAVEYFGSKEAMVRLDMSEYIENHSVSRLVGAPPGYIGHDNGGQLTEAVRRRPHNVILFDEIEKANSQVLNVLLQILDDGRLTDGGGRTVDFKNTIIILTSNIGGNMKGGDYSCYEVEKQLKQLLKPEFLNRLDEIIVFKHLKEVDAEEIVDRMLVEFYERAKKKHHIGVEVRKGLKKKVVCEGYSASYGARALKRAITRLVEDELAEKILNGSVSKGDRVTMDAVDSCGKVVIFSN; translated from the exons ATGGCAAAAATG gggGAGTTGGAGGCAGTTATTGGTCGAGAGCAGCAGATAGAGCGTCTGATGCTGATTTTGTGCAAGAGAAGGAAGAACAACGCTTGCCTCATTGGTGATCCTGGGGTNNNNNNNNNNNNNNNNNNNTTAAATATTGCAAATGCTTCTGCGCCACCAAAACTCACTTCAAAGAAG gTATTCAGCATTGACATGGCCCGTCTCATTGCTGGTGCTTCAAATCGCGGGGAATTTGAGCAGAGGCTCATAACTCTTGTTGATGAAGTTAAACAAAGTAAAGGTTCAGTCATTCTTTTCATCGATGAACTGCACACACTTATTGGAGCTGGAGCTGCTGGTGGCCAACCTCTGGATGCCGCTAACATATTGAAACCAGCTCTTGCCAGAGGCCACCTCAAg tgcATTGGTGCAACAACATTGGAGGAATACAAAAAATACGTCGAGAAAGATTCAGCATTAAAGCGAAGATTTGCGGCAATTGATGTTCCTGAACCATCAACTGATGAGGCCATTGAGATACTCAAGagtcaaagaaaaaaatatgagattcATCACTCTGTTAAATACACAGATACGGCTCTGTTTGCTGCAGTCGACTTATCAAAGCAATACATCAG CTATCGGTACCTTCCTGACAAGGCAATTGACTTGATCGATGAAGCGGGTGCAAGAGCCCAGCTATATAGAAAAGACTCAGACGCCGCCCCTGCTGCATTAATCAACCTGCAGCTTGTGACCGAACATGACATAGCGCAACTAGTTTCCATGTGGACTGGCATCCCAGTTGCAAAAATTTCTGATGAAGAATCTATTCGTCTTTTGAGCATGGAAAGTACACTAAAGCGCCGGGTAATAGGTCAAGATGAGGCTGTTTCAGCTGTAAGCCGTGCTATCCGCAGAGCCCGAGTTGGACTAAGGGATATGAACAAGCCTGTAGCCACCTTCTTGTTCTGCGGACCTACAGGTGTGGGCAAGACTGAACTTGCCAAATCACTTGCTGTAGAATATTTTGGATCTAAAGAAGCAATGGTGCGGCTGGATATGAGCGAGTATATAGAGAATCACTCTGTCTCCCGACTTGTGGGGGCTCCTCCTGGATACATCGGTCATGACAATGGTGGACAGTTGACAGAAGCGGTTCGTCGTAGGCCACACAATGTCATTCTGTTTGATGAGATTGAAAAAGCCAATTCACAAGTTTTGAACGTGCTGCTTCAGATTCTAGATGATGGGAGACTGACGGACGGGGGAGGGAGGACCGTAGATTTTAAAAACACCATCATAATATTGACATCAAATATTGGTGGAAATATGAAGGGCGGTGATTACAGCTGTTATGAAGTTGAGAAGCAATTGAAGCAGCTTTTGAAGCCGGAGTTTCTGAACAGACTTGACGAGATCATTGTGTTCAAGCATCTGAAGGAGGTTGATGCGGAGGAAATTGTGGATAGAATGCTGGTGGAGTTTTATGAGAGAGCGAAGAAGAAGCATCATATAGGGGTTGAAGTGAGGAAGGGTTTGAAGAAGAAGGTGGTTTGTGAGGGATATAGTGCAAGTTATGGAGCAAGGGCGCTGAAAAGGGCGATTACCAGGCTGGTGGAAGATGAATTGGctgagaaaatcttgaatgggAGTGTAAGTAAAGGCGATAGAGTTACAATGGATGCTGTTGATTCTTGTGGTAAGGTGGTCATTTTCTCTAACTAA